A single Nicotiana tabacum cultivar K326 chromosome 5, ASM71507v2, whole genome shotgun sequence DNA region contains:
- the LOC107801691 gene encoding putative WRKY transcription factor 70, translating to MESQWQENSLSDLKMLIKELNCGQEFTHKLRDVIKQSLVNGDMNMLAENLVGQIMGSFCKTLSILNTSNSNEDSQIPMVAVFPCPKDGRTSPEDSTGSCKKSSAKDRIGCNKKRKISAKTVKETSTLADDGHVWRKYGQKQILDAPYPRHYYRCTNKFDQGCEAIKQVQRIQDNPPQFRTIYQGHHTCTTYPTASQILLDSSTDYENSSILLSFNTKDNHYYHPYNFPTFFSTKKETKEENSPSFFYPNNNQNQISTSDYILPANDYWTPATETSGNVMATALSSASDNVDYISSESVTSTHNLEMEMEMEMEMMAGIDFDDLPFEF from the exons ATGGAGTCCCAATGGCAAGAAAACTCATTGTCTGATCTGAAAATGTTAATCAAAGAGTTGAATTGCGGCCAAGAATTCACACACAAGCTAAGAGATGTGATAAAACAATCTCTAGTAAATGGAGACATGAATATGTTGGCTGAGAATTTGGTAGGGCAAATTATGGGTTCATTTTGTAAGACTTTGTCAATACTAAACACTAGCAACTCCAATGAAGATTCTCAGATTCCGATGGTGGCCGTTTTTCCTTGTCCGAAAGACGGACGGACGTCGCCGGAAGACTCAACGGGCAGTTGCAAGAAATCATCAGCAAAAGATCGAATAGGATGCAATAAGAAAAG GAAAATTTCAGCGAAAACCGTTAAAGAAACCTCAACTTTGGCGGATGACGGACATGTTTGGAGAAAATATGGCCAAAAACAAATTCTTGATGCCCCTTATCCAAG GCATTATTATAGATGTACCAACAAATTTGATCAAGGATGTGAAGCAATTAAACAAGTGCAAAGAATTCAAGACAATCCACCACAGTTTCGGACAATATACCAAGGTCATCACACATGTACAACTTACCCCACAGCTTCCCAAATACTCTTAGATTCTTCAACAGATTATGAAAATTCTTCAATCCTACTCAGTTTTAATACCAAGGATAATCATTATTACCATCCTTATAATTTTCCCAcatttttttcaacaaaaaaagaaactaaagagGAAAACTCCCCAAGTTTCTTCTACCCTaataacaaccaaaaccaaatatCAACTTCCGACTATATTCTTCCGGCCAATGATTATTGGACTCCGGCAACTGAAACCTCCGGCAATGTTATGGCGACGGCGTTATCGTCGGCGTCTGATAATGTGGATTACATCTCATCTGAATCAGTTACTAGCACTCACAATTTGGAGATGGAGATGGAGATGGAGATGGAGATGATGGCGGGAATTGACTTTGACGATTTGCCTTTTGAATTTTAA